A genomic region of Zea mays cultivar B73 chromosome 6, Zm-B73-REFERENCE-NAM-5.0, whole genome shotgun sequence contains the following coding sequences:
- the LOC103629445 gene encoding uncharacterized protein, which translates to MPISACSMQKKMETWLVLTALLLSLSLAAAAGTETVKVITTPVFPHIPRLQASKDFQVLVRVEAPPALQQHRRVPVDLAVVLDVGASTGTGTGVPRLDAVKKAVKFIISQVHDNDRLAVVGPSNYRLVTGFKDTYDARHNAQKSVEQLQHRGEFTSGAGLEEAIKILEELPATASRSSRARFVILVTDRAVAEGSSRFSKLPRESLPPVHTFGLGEAHDPRELLHIARESQGTYSFVDDQNTDGITGAIAVCLSGLKNVVAVGARVRLETPVGSGVTIERIQSGGYTYSRTRPITTRDDKTYVEVALGALYAGEVKSFLVHLSVPALLASTSTVVADGCYRQQLLTASLVGHYTTSDEEYAAAPASPSPTVTQAILYVQRPPPEALDVFCGGALQTVPVPVVMNHIARFGVLEMVATFVDTDIGRHSTVTAEVATKLRAQWEKFVQARQFWSGLDLGVLEDEVSWMVNILEKAASRSGSSAATAYMLSWLSSYQMQRPTAMGSPDSVAAAFVTVNMQLTLLEVRKGIVTLPPPQPPIVCVDPLPPPLFKPSGRNDDTYRVVNTAYPPSVLVDAINEAMKQMHLALVQASKLQRCDGAGVDAMMPRAAGAFA; encoded by the exons TCCCCCACATCCCTCGACTTCAGGCAAGCAAGGATTTCCAGGTGCTCGTGCGCGTCGAGGCGCCACCGGCGCTGCAGCAGCATAGACGCGTCCCCGTCGACCTCGCCGTGGTGCTCGACGTGGGTGCCAGCACCGGCACCGGCACCGGCGTGCCGAGGCTGGATGCGGTGAAGAAGGCGGTCAAGTTTATCATCAGCCAGGTCCACGACAACGACCGTCTCGCCGTCGTCGGGCCGTCCAACTATCGGCTAGTCACCGGGTTCAAGGACACCTACGACGCCCGACACAATGCCCAGAAATCCGTCGAGCAGCTGCAGCACCGTGGTGAGTTCACGTCGGGCGCCGGCTTGGAGGAGGCCATCAAG ATCCTGGAGGAGCTACCGGCGACGGCGAGCCGTAGCAGCCGCGCGCGCTTCGTCATCTTGGTGACGGACAGGGCAGTGGCAGAGGGCAGCAGCAGATTCAGCAAGCTGCCGCGCGAGTCCCTCCCCCCGGTGCACACGTTCGGGCTCGGCGAGGCGCACGACCCCAGGGAGCTGTTGCATATCGCCAGGGAATCCCAGGGCACCTACTCATTCGTGGACGACCAGAACACGGACGGCATCACCGGCGCCATCGCCGTCTGCCTCAGCGGGCTCAAGAACGTGGTCGCCGTCGGCGCGCGCGTCCGCCTTGAGACGCCCGTCGGGAGCGGGGTCACCATCGAGAGGATCCAGTCGGGGGGATACACATACAGCAGGACTCGCCCCATCACCACCAGAGACGACAAGACGTACGTCGAGGTCGCCCTCGGCGCCCTATACGCCGGCGAGGTGAAGAGCTTCCTCGTCCACCTCAGCGTGCCTGCTCTTCTTGCTTCGACGTCGACCGTCGTCGCCGACGGCTGCTACAGGCAACAGCTGCTCACCGCCAGCCTCGTCGGCCACTACACCACCAGCGACGAAGAATATGCTGCGGCTCCAGCTTCTCCAAGTCCAACGGTGACACAGGCAATCTTGTACGTGCAAAGGCCGCCGCCGGAAGCCCTCGACGTCTTCTGCGGCGGCGCGCTGCAGACAGTCCCCGTCCCCGTGGTGATGAACCACATCGCGCGGTTCGGCGTGCTGGAGATGGTGGCCACCTTCGTCGACACCGACATCGGGCGGCATAGCACCGTCACCGCGGAAGTGGCGACGAAGCTGCGGGCCCAGTGGGAGAAGTTTGTGCAGGCGCGGCAGTTCTGGAGCGGCCTGGACCTGGGAGTCCTCGAGGACGAGGTCAGCTGGATGGTTAACATCCTAGAAAAAGCAGCAAGCAGAagcggctcgtcggcggcgacggcCTACATGCTGTCGTGGCTGTCGAGCTACCAGATGCAGCGACCGACGGCCATGGGATCCCCGGACAGCGTCGCGGCCGCTTTCGTCACCGTGAACATGCAGCTCACACTGCTGGAGGTGAGGAAAGGCATCGTCACACTTCCTCCACCACAACCACCAATCGTCTGCGTGGATCCACTGCCGCCGCCGCTGTTCAAGCCGTCCGGACGGAACGACGACACCTACCGCGTCGTCAACACCGCTTACCCGCCGAGCGTACTGGTGGACGCCATCAACGAAGCAATGAAGCAGATGCACCTG GCGTTGGTTCAGGCGAGCAAACTCCAGCGATGCGATGGTGCCGGCGTCGATGCGATGATGCCACGGGCAGCTGGCGCATTCGCATGA